A stretch of Candidatus Manganitrophaceae bacterium DNA encodes these proteins:
- a CDS encoding DUF1259 domain-containing protein, with the protein MASAIKVNRQKIAFLLIFIPLIGMSVVHAEQTPPAPLDQKKIEAIFDRSGQMNQEVLKIGFPRTDLQVTLDGIPLQPALALTSWAAFKPVGVEAIALGDLALKEEEVKGVESKLKERGFEITAFHNHLVGEKPKVMYLHFLGRGKAEQLATNLKEVLQLTSTPLKPPPPTDKGSAAPVSEEVKKLDATLGREGKVKGTVIQYGFPRKEAIRVKGVEIPPFMGLATAIHFQLGKEKAATTGDFVLIEKEVSPVTQALREGGIEVTALHNHLLGEEPRLFFMHFWAVGSSTALAEGLKKALAQMSPQG; encoded by the coding sequence ATGGCCAGCGCGATAAAAGTAAATCGACAAAAAATCGCCTTCCTTTTGATATTCATCCCCCTGATCGGAATGTCGGTCGTCCACGCGGAGCAGACCCCACCCGCGCCGCTGGATCAGAAAAAGATCGAAGCGATTTTCGATCGTTCCGGGCAGATGAATCAGGAGGTGCTGAAGATCGGCTTTCCCCGCACCGACCTCCAGGTGACCCTCGACGGCATTCCGCTCCAACCGGCCTTGGCGCTCACCTCCTGGGCCGCTTTCAAACCGGTCGGAGTGGAAGCGATTGCCCTGGGCGATCTCGCCCTGAAAGAAGAAGAGGTGAAAGGGGTGGAATCGAAATTGAAAGAGCGGGGATTTGAAATCACCGCCTTTCACAATCATCTGGTCGGCGAGAAACCGAAGGTGATGTATCTTCACTTTCTGGGAAGGGGAAAGGCCGAACAGCTCGCCACAAACCTGAAAGAGGTCCTTCAGTTGACGAGCACCCCTCTGAAGCCGCCTCCGCCCACCGACAAAGGGTCTGCCGCCCCTGTAAGCGAAGAGGTGAAGAAACTGGATGCGACCCTCGGCCGTGAGGGAAAGGTGAAAGGGACCGTGATCCAGTATGGTTTTCCGCGCAAGGAGGCGATTAGGGTGAAGGGGGTGGAGATCCCGCCCTTTATGGGGCTGGCAACGGCCATCCATTTTCAGCTCGGGAAAGAGAAGGCGGCGACGACCGGCGATTTCGTCCTGATTGAAAAAGAGGTCAGCCCGGTGACGCAAGCGTTGCGGGAGGGGGGGATCGAGGTGACCGCCCTTCACAACCACCTTCTCGGCGAAGAGCCCCGGCTCTTCTTCATGCACTTCTGGGCGGTCGGTTCCTCGACAGCCTTGGCGGAGGGTTTAAAAAAGGCGCTGGCCCAGATGTCGCCCCAAGGGTAA
- a CDS encoding HAMP domain-containing protein, producing the protein MPLRSLPIHWKWTAAALLLSMALILLVGGLMLWSFKRYALRQIEQNLSAQAALAAPLFVQPLLSEDPEIIDRVTDLPGPARPSQLTVIRPDGSVAGDSSKRGGARRTEENPLHQPEVEAALAGHTATAIRFSETAGTELFYLAQPIQAEGKLIGIIHLAFPLSDVFSEMAEIRRVLWIVLGAVFLGSIFIGYFLSKRLTAPLLQMAEAAQSIAQGSFRHRVRIRSEDEMEALGEALNQMADGLQRKIQDLSDDRAKTLALLSGMLEGVLVLDSRGRILLTNASFERIFALSGDAWIGRYHYERLRHHPLNTLIEEVIQSGKPLSRELQLGIAPRPHLHVQASVTDQTPASVVLVFHDISEIKRLERMRKDFVANVSHELRTPLAAIKGYLETLVDGGLENREEAKEFLTILQKHTDRMANLVRDLLQLSRIESGLDPIRPAPINLREAVQRNLILLKPLSEKRGQTLDVSIAPELSIQADPEKLSHVLINLLDNAIKYTPERGKITVSASERTDAIWIEVQDAGIGIPREDLDRIFERFYRVDRTRSRELGGTGLGLSIVKHIMEAHGGKVFVESEIGKGSRFVLVFPKTAGG; encoded by the coding sequence ATGCCGCTGCGATCCTTGCCGATCCATTGGAAATGGACCGCCGCCGCCCTGCTCCTCTCGATGGCCTTGATCCTCCTCGTCGGCGGACTGATGCTCTGGTCATTCAAGCGCTATGCCCTGCGCCAAATTGAACAGAACCTCTCCGCGCAGGCGGCGCTGGCAGCCCCCCTCTTTGTACAGCCGCTCCTCTCGGAGGATCCTGAAATCATCGACCGGGTGACCGATCTGCCCGGACCGGCACGCCCCAGCCAGCTCACGGTCATCCGGCCGGATGGGAGCGTGGCCGGCGACTCGAGCAAACGCGGCGGGGCGCGGCGGACGGAGGAGAATCCCTTACATCAACCGGAGGTGGAGGCGGCGCTGGCCGGCCACACAGCGACGGCGATTCGATTTTCCGAGACCGCCGGGACAGAGCTCTTTTATCTGGCCCAACCGATTCAGGCCGAGGGCAAATTAATCGGCATTATTCATTTGGCGTTCCCCCTCTCCGACGTTTTTTCTGAAATGGCAGAGATCCGCCGCGTTTTATGGATCGTCCTCGGAGCGGTATTTCTCGGGTCGATTTTTATCGGCTATTTTCTCTCCAAACGGCTGACCGCCCCCCTCTTACAAATGGCCGAGGCGGCACAATCGATCGCACAAGGAAGTTTCCGGCATCGCGTTCGGATCCGGTCGGAAGATGAAATGGAGGCGCTTGGAGAGGCCTTGAACCAGATGGCGGACGGTCTGCAGCGGAAAATTCAGGACCTCTCTGACGATCGGGCCAAGACCCTCGCGCTCCTCTCCGGAATGCTTGAAGGGGTTTTGGTTCTCGATAGCCGGGGGAGGATCCTCCTGACCAATGCTTCATTCGAGCGAATATTTGCCCTCTCGGGGGATGCTTGGATCGGCCGGTATCACTATGAACGGCTTCGGCATCATCCGCTCAACACCTTGATCGAGGAGGTCATTCAGAGCGGAAAGCCGCTCTCCCGCGAACTTCAGCTGGGAATCGCCCCGCGTCCTCATCTTCATGTTCAGGCTTCCGTGACCGACCAGACCCCCGCCTCGGTGGTGTTGGTCTTCCACGACATCAGCGAGATCAAACGGCTGGAGCGAATGCGGAAAGATTTTGTCGCCAACGTCTCGCATGAGCTGCGGACGCCGCTGGCGGCGATCAAAGGATATCTGGAGACGTTAGTCGACGGCGGCCTGGAGAATCGGGAGGAAGCCAAAGAGTTTCTCACCATCCTCCAGAAGCATACCGACCGGATGGCCAACCTCGTCCGAGACCTGCTGCAGCTCTCACGGATTGAATCGGGACTCGATCCAATCCGTCCGGCGCCGATCAATCTCCGCGAGGCGGTCCAACGAAATCTGATTCTGCTAAAGCCGCTCTCAGAGAAGCGCGGGCAGACACTCGATGTCTCAATCGCCCCGGAGCTCTCGATTCAGGCAGACCCTGAAAAACTGAGCCACGTCTTGATCAATCTCCTCGACAATGCCATTAAATATACGCCGGAGCGGGGAAAAATCACCGTGAGCGCCTCTGAGCGGACCGATGCGATTTGGATCGAGGTCCAAGATGCCGGAATCGGCATCCCCCGGGAAGACCTCGACCGGATCTTTGAGCGCTTCTATCGAGTCGACCGGACCCGCTCTCGGGAGCTCGGCGGGACCGGCCTGGGCCTCTCGATCGTGAAACATATCATGGAAGCCCACGGCGGAAAGGTGTTCGTAGAAAGCGAGATCGGAAAGGGGTCGCGATTTGTCTTGGTCTTTCCGAAAACGGCCGGCGGGTAA
- a CDS encoding chromate resistance protein, with protein MKWVTRRDIRVNRTATGWLIHRFIDPDAMFLFVEPGEVEAIQQQQGAKGFDAPGALYPHQDAQGRCSFEALVEEYCSGDPILRELARIVRGADFPEQSDLTPESTGLRVISQGFPSVAKNDQEILGKAMFLYDALYASLKMRQEG; from the coding sequence ATGAAGTGGGTGACCCGTCGAGATATCCGGGTCAACCGGACCGCCACAGGCTGGCTCATCCACCGGTTCATCGATCCGGATGCGATGTTTCTCTTTGTGGAACCGGGCGAAGTGGAAGCGATTCAACAGCAACAGGGCGCCAAGGGGTTCGATGCCCCGGGTGCGCTTTATCCGCACCAAGATGCCCAGGGGCGCTGCTCTTTTGAGGCGTTGGTGGAGGAGTATTGCTCGGGTGATCCGATCTTGCGCGAACTTGCCCGCATCGTCCGCGGCGCCGACTTTCCCGAACAGAGCGATCTCACACCCGAATCGACCGGCCTGAGGGTGATCTCACAGGGGTTCCCATCGGTTGCAAAGAACGATCAAGAGATCCTGGGAAAGGCGATGTTCCTTTACGACGCCCTTTATGCCTCTTTAAAAATGCGACAAGAAGGGTAG